A window of Conger conger chromosome 13, fConCon1.1, whole genome shotgun sequence contains these coding sequences:
- the LOC133107345 gene encoding odorant receptor 131-2-like, with protein MQNLTDYSGNSTSNTGPIIALKICIVVPLFCIFLYFIVLMLHTLASHRQFWENPRYILFGYMLINDSLLLVCSVLLFVFFLAQLRLSIILCMSMIFITTVTFLNTPFILATMSLERYVAIFYPLRRPAAWRADCIWAAILPTLLISLAFPTIELGLGRQYPGSSAFTTMVLCKSKDLHNSPLMTLVKVSLYGMFFVATALTILFTYVRILQKARTMRRNEAVGKALYTVLLHGLQLLLCIMTFTHPITERVIVVHSPWLKEQIPFLNYFFFALLPRFLSPLIYGVRDESLRAHLKRAILSGSPKITPQQMGKPLSEGRVN; from the coding sequence ATGCAGAATCTGACAGACTATTCAGGAAACTCAACATCCAACACGGGCCCGATAATAGCACTGAAAATATGTATTGTCGTCCCACTTTTTTGCATCTTCCTCTACTTCATTGTCCTGATGCTGCACACCCTGGCATCACACAGGCAGTTCTGGGAGAACCCACGCTACATCCTTTTTGGCTACATGCTGATCAACGACTCCCTGCTGCTGGTGTGCTCCGTCCTGCTTTTCGTCTTCTTTTTGGCCCAGTTACGCCTTTCCATCATCCTCTGCATGTCCATGATCTTCATCACCACCGTCACCTTCCTCAACACTCCGTTTATTCTGGCGACCATGTCACTTGAGCGCTACGTTGCCATATTCTACCCCCTGCGCCGGCCCGCTGCCTGGCGTGCAGACTGCATTTGGGCCGCCATCCTGCCCACTCTGCTGATCAGCCTGGCATTCCCCACCATCGAGCTGGGCCTGGGGAGGCAGTACCCCGGCTCCAGTGCCTTCACCACCATGGTGCTCTGCAAGAGCAAAGACCTCCACAACTCGCCTCTCATGACGCTGGTCAAGGTCTCCCTGTACGGGATGTTCTTTGTGGCGACGGCCCTCACCATCCTCTTCACTTATGTTCGCATCCTGCAGAAGGCGCGGACCATGCGTCGGAACGAGGCGGTGGGCAAGGCCCTGTACACGGTGCTGCTGCACGGGCTGCAGCTTTTGCTCTGCATCATGACATTCACCCACCCTATCACAGAGCGGGTCATTGTTGTGCACTCGCCTTGGCTCAAGGAGCAGATTCCCTTCTTAAACTATTTCTTTTTTGCCCTCCTACCCCGCTTCCTCAGCCCCCTCATCTACGGGGTGCGGGATGAGAGTCTCAGGGCCCATTTGAAGAGGGCCATCCTGTCTGGCTCCCCCAAAATTACACCTCAGCAAATGGGTAAACCTCTCAGTGAGGGCAGGGTAAATTAA
- the LOC133107344 gene encoding odorant receptor 131-2-like, with translation MQNLTDYPGNSTSNTGPIIALKICIVVPLFCIFLYFIVLMLHTLASHRQFWENPRYILFGYMLINDSLLVGCSVLLFVFFLTQFWLSVILCMSMIFVSTFTFLNTPFILATMSLERYVAIFYPLHRPAAWRADCIWAVMLPTLLISLAFPTIELCLGRQYPGSSAFTTMVLCRSKDFHNSPLMTLVKVSLYGMFFVATALTILFTYVRILQKARTMRRDEAVGKALYTVLLHGLQLLLCIMSFTQPVTEQLIVVHSHWLKEQIPFLNYFFFALLPRFLSPLIYGVRDESLRAHLKRAILCCSPREKPFFKKQQKRPVVVELDMGNESQLSDTKVVSLLGISRDKFLQEQIPV, from the exons ATGCAGAATCTGACAGACTATCCAGGAAACTCAACATCCAACACGGGCCCGATAATAGCACTGAAAATATGTATTGTCGTCCCACTTTTTTGCATCTTCCTCTACTTCATTGTCCTGATGCTGCACACCCTGGCATCACATAGGCAGTTCTGGGAGAACCCACGCTACATCCTTTTTGGCTACATGCTGATCAACGACTCCCTTCTGGTGGGGTGCTCCGTCCTGCTTTTCGTCTTCTTTTTGACCCAGTTCTGGCTTTCTGTCATCCTCTGCATGTCCATGATTTTTGTCTCCACCTTCACCTTCCTCAACACTCCGTTTATTCTGGCGACCATGTCACTTGAGCGCTACGTTGCCATATTCTACCCCCTACACCGGCCCGCTGCCTGGCGTGCAGACTGCATTTGGGCCGTCATGCTGCCCACACTGCTGATCAGCCTGGCGTTCCCCACCATCGAGCTGTGCCTGGGGAGGCAGTACCCCGGCTCCAGTGCCTTCACCACCATGGTGCTCTGCAGGAGCAAAGACTTCCACAATTCACCTCTCATGACGCTGGTCAAGGTCTCCCTGTATGGGATGTTCTTTGTGGCGACGGCCCTCACCATCCTCTTCACTTATGTTCGCATCCTGCAGAAGGCGCGGACGATGCGTCGGGATGAGGCGGTGGGCAAGGCCCTGTACACGGTGCTGCTGCACGGGCTGCAGCTCTTGCTCTGCATCATGTCCTTCACCCAACCTGTCACAGAACAACTCATCGTAGTGCACTCACATTGGCTCAAGGAGCAGATTCCCTTCTTAAACTATTTCTTTTTTGCCCTCCTACCCCGCTTCCTCAGCCCCCTCATTTACGGGGTGCGGGATGAGAGTCTCAGGGCCCATTTGAAGAGAGCCATCCTGTGCTGCTCCCCCA GAGAAaagccattttttaaaaag CAGCAAAAAAGACCGGTGGTTGTCGAACTTGACATGGGTAATGAAAGCCAGCTTTCTGATACCAAGGTAGTGTCCCTGCTGGGAATCTCACGGGACAAGTTCCTGCAGGAGCAGATTCCGGTTTAA